In one window of Drosophila innubila isolate TH190305 chromosome 2L unlocalized genomic scaffold, UK_Dinn_1.0 4_B_2L, whole genome shotgun sequence DNA:
- the LOC117781563 gene encoding B9 domain-containing protein 2 has product MAEVHIIGQILKAVDFDEPHLYCKWSLQSGNAWRLVQGEVQGQTHVASHRLENCSDFAQPLDVHLCAAAVQGWPRLLVEVYAVNVLQQCWPVGYGFAHIPSTPGCHRLEINTWKIAPSTWWQSIKERFGGGGAALSKSDLLFSGVERYKLQTRSSGRIIVELSLIFRKFEEYGVEFK; this is encoded by the exons atgGCGGAAGTGCATATAATTGGACAAATATTGAAAGCTGTTGATTTCGACGAACCACATTTGTACTGCAAGTGGAGTTTGCAGAGcg GTAACGCCTGGCGCTTGGTTCAGGGCGAAGTTCAGGGACAGACACACGTTGCCAGCCATCGCTTGGAAAACTGCTCGGACTTTGCTCAGCCCCTGGACGTACATTTGTGTGCCGCTGCAGTCCAAGGCTGGCCACGACTGCTCGTCGAGGTGTACGCCGTAAACGTTCTGCAGCAGTGCTGGCCCGTTGGCTACGGCTTTGCCCATATACCATCCACCCCGGGCTGCCATCGCCTGGAGATAAACACCTGGAAGATTGCACCAAGCACCTGGTGGCAGAGCATTAAAGAACGATTTGGTGGCGGCGGCGCCGCGTTGAGTAAATCGGATTTGCTCTTTTCCGGCGTAGAACG CTATAAACTACAAACCCGGAGCTCTGGTAGAATCATTGTTGAACTGAGTTTAATCTTTCGCAAATTTGAGGAATACGGCGTGGAGTTCAAGTAA
- the LOC117779915 gene encoding tectonic, which yields MSCVKIGISQTYNTSSTSTTTTTTTEIAMTTNNIDVNTTGSPWPEEASTPAQTFPPRKTQKPPTTAVPRQRTTTPVTGTDATKSKNVTTGGITVTSRKDYGFYYCDCDLHADLCEINCCCDRDCPTQTMQVFNCLQSSVAPQLQTRLEDFQYTHGLPTCQLHDGWLCVFRSNTKPAKLQLPSNNFDADQYKKWPELISAFEEQLMPAQLTAHYKFGQALQLWQPESKHLCDFELPMAYESSNCQLKQTLRHLAPMQSNCLMSDATEMQSHLWTLLNLTSSHQLLTRPRDLEDQDVQGIDIEICQQLLIQPQVLCGNGTHVDIMVDSVELQLMHNYTHILAAKLLLKEARLQEENEELWLRYELIYKTATDELAKPSSGPLGYLQGSPLLLATLQPQNSSDKKNSLSYFHKNVTQRHHHWLTLCQNSVVNFGVDLSKKCQLRQLTPVHPEHGNHTDYCKQLQVHIWRKLLPHNCTQLDDLGQIFVSQLGRPQLDKWLPLQLDAQQMLPIQGIYNEEQQSLSCRNMLLSVSYEFHVAEMTLLEGQVPHQNVLQHAKLVLGQRHDLELDAAEQLVELPLSVSVMFFKARLNSGYLPILSSGLLTIFAITWLHLLT from the exons ATGAGCTGCGTTAAGATTGGAATTTCTCAGACTTATAACACAAGCtcaacatccacaacaaccacaacaacaactgaaattgCGATGACAACTAACAATATAGATGTGAATACCACTGGCAGTCCATGGCCAGAGGAAGCCAGCACTCCTGCCCAGACATTTCCACCACGCAAAACACAAAAGCCGCCAACAACTGCAGTTCCTAGACAGAGGACTACAACTCCAGTAACTGGAACAGATGCTACCAAGTCCAAGAATGTCACAACAGGAGGAATAACTGTGACGTCTCGAAAGGATTATGGTTTTTACTATTGCGACTGTGATCTTCATGCGGATTTATGCGAAATAAACTGCTGCTGTGATCGCGATTGTCCGACACAAACTATGCAGGTCTTTAACTGTTTGCAATCTTCTGTGGCGCCACAGCTGCAGACGCGTCTTGAAGATTTCCAATACACTCATGGTCTGCCGACGTGTCAGCTCCATGACGGCTGGCTGTGCGTCTTTCGCAGCAATACAAAGCCAGCGAAATTACAG CTTCCCAGCAACAATTTCGATGCGGATCAGTACAAAAAGTGGCCGGAGTTGATTAGCGCCTTTGAGGAGCAGTTAATGCCGGCACAGCTCACGGCACATTATAAATTTGGACAGGCGCTACAATTGTGGCAGCCAGAGAGCAAACATCTGTGCGACTTTGAGCTGCCCATGGCATATGAGAGCTCCAATTGTCAGCTGAAGCAAACGCTGCGCCACTTGGCACCCATGCAGAGCAACTGCCTCATGAGCGATGCAACAGAAATGCAGAGTCATCTCTGGACACTGCTCAACCTGACCAGCAGTCATCAGTTGTTGACGAGGCCACGCGATCTGGAGGATCAGGATGTGCAGGGCATAGATATTGAAATATGCCAACAACTGTTGATACAACCACAAGTGTTGTGTGGAAATGGGACTCATGTGGACATAATGGTGGACAGCGTGGAGCTGCAATTGATGCACAACTATACACACATCCTGGCAGCCAAGCTGCTGCTGAAGGAAGCCAGATTGCAGGAGGAGAATGAGGAACTTTGGCTAAGGTACGAACTGATTTACAAGACTGCAACTGATGAGCTGGCCAAACCCAGTTCGGGACCACTTGGTTATCTGCAAGGATCCCCGCTTCTTCTAGCCACGCTTCAGCCTCAAAACAGCAGTGATAAGAAGAATTCGCTCAGTTACTTCCATAAGAATGTCACCCAGAGACATCATCACTGGCTGACGCTTTGCCAAAACAGCGTTGTCAACTTTGGCGTGGATCTGTCCAAGAAATGCCAATTGCGACAGTTAACTCCAGTTCATCCGGAGCACGGCAATCACACGGATTACTGCAAGCAATTGCAGGTTCATATTTGGCGTAAGTTGCTGCCACACAATTGTACTCAACTGGATGATCTTGGCCAGATATTTGTCTCGCAATTGGGCAGACCTCAGTTGGACAAGTGGCTGCCACTTCAGCTGGACGCCCAGCAGATGCTGCCCATCCAGGGCATCTATAACGAGGAGCAGCAAAGTCTCAGCTGTCGCAATATGTTGCTCAGCGTCAGCTACGAGTTCCATGTGGCTGAGATGACGCTGCTCGAGGGTCAGGTGCCGCACCAGAATGTGCTGCAACATGCCAAGCTGGTGCTGGGACAACGACATGATCTCGAGCTCGATGCGGCCGAACAGCTGGTGGAGCTACCCTTGTCCGTCTCCGTGATGTTCTTCAAGGCGCGACTTAACTCTGGATATCTGCCAATCCTCTCCAGCGGATTGCTAACTATCTTTGCTATAACCTGGCTACATTTGCTTACCtaa
- the LOC117782076 gene encoding dynein heavy chain 1, axonemal — protein sequence MLATSTSSELEDDSSRAICIMPPRPGTAPKNFKELHIPRDQLTPVTFPIQEAQRWLTLVGKSDREEGKIYRFPLPTILPKVIQTRFVPKGELPKDVAVDRRRRQYSKMNLVEELKKAGLTDDVLQPTEEQYNLMSEFAFPHKFPLSFFDDSNYDISSPEAWFELGVVGDVHYPLPARAYLPYNRSLRSCRWATAAVTSYNARTDLWTLVSLEDECTYEVPKLQFMFLAEDPHKYIQRLKSAIHERHKGEQLMLMELIVDCVLHDDIESTTFQSFKPIEKILQESKVSEQCKRRLRSEVNIVFERLMALYELEQFIIHMPKEFPQFRNISLKEFMPTAARVDFADQERRELQAMKLDIMDKRYGWLRASLFYCVGGIEAMMGVAIECQHIETLNIFVCNFNKPTALVDFLQSQEAHSDSVATFLKVYWPQQLNTVITLVLRALGKGWLDISLRVWTVYDMCKISRFLLQVKFRMQESMEMLLLSSLTNFTKLVCDPCLQFLELKHNYKWTSDFIETEFPYPKPVFALTIGINEDRKIFYSTNPDEFQPALLDIYKRGLEKTAGVRVIDADVMTNLKFARNLFILTVELIEDKFLIYNDLLRRCYAQAVIPLRAYARLFERFIDFYLLNNAEFMKEYAAAKKPSSQVKRDIIEYKRQKDEVRTILPAFITIGSFYINVDTLKQFLVKKYIDLVRRIFEYYVDRMYETNELLIERCQEVFQKIAMRPVSIEHLFEIRDYALTVPDIVDDIRADIQVMWLEYDMLDSFFYNLSDHQFAMKWNAFAWPHQILVRLSTLKDEQKIDIEEFLRQHYSECQGFEERLESLNDEVQAFSLIFNPNRAQETSVDIKKTWALIRELEKLGRTLQYRQELFELDPLSTAFLTSIVDSFQPYKQLWYACANFHKLEDATLGNPIAQIDLEEVWANLMNLRNELLQSLENFSEKPEIMDVANVFIGKIDEFVPVYNSVKDLRNENWMYLHWMELSKVIGNEIKYTVALNYQYLIRKGILDFLPEVHDISVRATNEAEEIQKAIEEEERRKQAELDALLLRKQLRKCRRDIL from the coding sequence ATGTTGGCGACGAGTACCTCCTCCGAGCTGGAGGACGATTCCTCCAGGGCGATATGTATAATGCCGCCGCGTCCGGGCACAGCCCCCAAAAACTTTAAGGAGCTGCATATACCACGAGATCAACTAACGCCCGTCACATTTCCCATTCAGGAGGCACAACGTTGGCTAACGTTGGTCGGCAAATCGGACAGGGAAGAGGGAAAGATCTATCGGTTTCCGTTGCCAACGATTTTACCCAAGGTAATACAGACACGTTTCGTGCCCAAGGGGGAGCTGCCCAAAGATGTCGCCGTGgatcgacgtcgacgtcaataCAGCAAGATGAATCTTGTTGAGGAGCTGAAGAAGGCCGGACTAACCGACGATGTCCTCCAGCCGACCGAAGAGCAATACAATCTGATGTCCGAGTTTGCGTTTCCCCACAAGTTTCCCCTCAGTTTCTTTGACGACAGCAACTATGACATCAGCTCACCCGAGGCCTGGTTCGAGCTGGGTGTCGTCGGAGATGTCCATTATCCGCTCCCAGCTCGTGCCTATCTCCCCTACAATCGGAGCCTGAGAAGTTGCCGTTGGGCCACCGCCGCGGTGACATCGTACAATGCCAGGACGGACCTCTGGACACTCGTCTCCCTGGAGGATGAATGCACCTACGAGGTGCCCAAGTTGCAGTTCATGTTTCTGGCCGAGGATCCGCACAAGTACATCCAACGCTTGAAGTCGGCCATCCACGAACGGCACAAGGGCGAGCAGTTGATGCTGATGGAGCTGATCGTGGACTGTGTGCTCCATGACGATATCGAGTCAACGACTTTCCAAAGCTTCAAGCCCATTGAGAAGATCCTGCAGGAGTCCAAGGTCTCGGAGCAGTGTAAACGACGTCTACGCTCCGAGGTAAACATCGTTTTTGAGCGTCTGATGGCGCTCTATGAGCTGGAGCAGTTCATCATCCACATGCCCAAGGAGTTCCCCCAGTTCCGCAACATTTCACTGAAGGAATTCATGCCGACTGCCGCCCGCGTTGACTTTGCGGATCAGGAACGTCGCGAGCTGCAGGCTATGAAACTGGATATCATGGATAAACGTTATGGTTGGCTCCGGGCCAGTCTCTTCTATTGCGTGGGTGGCATCGAGGCCATGATGGGCGTGGCCATCGAGTGTCAGCATATTGAGACTCTCAACATATTCGTGTGCAACTTCAACAAGCCGACGGCTCTGGTGGATTTCCTGCAATCGCAGGAGGCGCACAGCGACAGTGTGGCCACATTCCTGAAGGTCTACTGGCCACAGCAGCTGAACACTGTGATTACCCTGGTGCTCCGGGCACTGGGCAAGGGATGGCTGGACATATCGCTTAGGGTTTGGACAGTCTATGACATGTGCAAGATCTCGAGATTCCTGCTGCAGGTCAAGTTCCGTATGCAGGAGTCGATGGAGATGCTTCTCCTGTCCTCACTGACCAATTTCACCAAGCTAGTTTGTGATCCTTGCCTGCAGTTCCTGGAGCTGAAGCACAACTACAAGTGGACCAGTGATTTCATAGAAACCGAATTTCCCTACCCAAAACCCGTGTTTGCCTTGACCATTGGCATTAACGAGGATCGCAAGATCTTTTACTCCACAAATCCCGATGAGTTTCAGCCTGCGTTATTGGACATCTATAAGCGGGGATTGGAGAAGACAGCGGGTGTTCGTGTCATCGATGCGGATGTCATGACAAATCTGAAATTTGCCCGCAATCTCTTCATCCTTACCGTCGAGCTGATCGAGGATAAGTTCCTCATCTATAACGATCTGCTGCGACGTTGTTATGCCCAGGCGGTAATTCCCCTGAGGGCCTATGCCCGCCTCTTTGAAAGATTCATCGACTTTTATCTGCTGAATAACGCGGAATTTATGAAGGAATATGCGGCGGCCAAGAAGCCATCGTCCCAGGTCAAGCGAGACATCATCGAGTACAAGCGTCAGAAGGATGAGGTGCGCACCATTTTGCCGGCATTTATAACCATCGGATCCTTCTACATCAACGTGGATACCTTGAAGCAGTTTCTGGTGAAGAAGTACATCGACCTGGTGCGTCGCATCTTCGAGTATTACGTGGATCGAATGTATGAGACGAACGAGCTGCTGATAGAGCGTTGCCAGGAGGTCTTCCAAAAGATCGCGATGCGTCCAGTGAGCATTGAGCATCTCTTCGAGATCAGAGACTATGCTCTGACGGTGCCGGACATTGTGGATGACATCCGAGCCGATATTCAGGTCATGTGGCTGGAGTATGACATGCTCGATAGTTTCTTCTATAATCTGAGCGATCATCAGTTTGCGATGAAGTGGAATGCTTTTGCCTGGCCCCATCAGATTCTTGTTCGACTGTCCACGCTGAAGGATGAGCAGAAGATCGACATTGAGGAGTTCCTACGACAGCATTACAGCGAGTGTCAAGGCTTCGAGGAGCGTCTGGAATCGCTTAATGATGAGGTCCAGGCCTTCTCTCTGATCTTCAATCCCAATCGGGCTCAGGAGACCTCGGTGGATATTAAAAAGACCTGGGCCCTTATCAGGGAATTGGAGAAGCTCGGCCGAACGCTACAGTATCGTCAGGAGCTCTTTGAATTGGATCCTCTGTCCACGGCATTCCTTACGAGCATCGTCGACAGCTTTCAACCCTATAAACAACTTTGGTATGCCTGTGCCAATTTTCACAAGCTGGAGGATGCCACTTTGGGTAATCCCATAGCACAGATCGATCTCGAGGAGGTTTGGGCCAACTTAATGAACCTACGCAACGAACTTCTCCAATCCTTGGAGAATTTTAGTGAGAAACCCGAGATTATGGATGTGGCAAATGTGTTTATAGGAAAAATCGATGAGTTTGTTCCAGTCTACAATAGTGTCAAGGATCTGAGGAACGAGAACTGGATGTACCTTCACTGGATGGAACTCAGTAAAGTCATTGGCAATGAGATCAAGTACACTGTCGCCTTGAATTATCAATACTTGATTCGAAAGGGCATCCTCGACTTTCTGCCCGAAGTGCATGATATCTCCGTGAGGGCTACCAACGAGGCGGAGGAGATTCAAAAGGCCATCGAGGAGGAGGAGCGTCGCAAACAAGCCGAACTGGATGCACTTCTTCTGCGTAAACAATTGCGCAAATGTCGCAGGGACATACTCTAA
- the LOC117780525 gene encoding testis-specific serine/threonine-protein kinase 3 isoform X2 — protein sequence MATAPKRKVTASSSQDLVTDQASGRRQEQKVYTFNNERPSQAKAVPGQAKEDRAKPQKTILEEHGIILGKVIGTGNYAKVKIGFSEEYGKRVAVKIISKVKAPTEYTQKFLPREIEAVKGLHHENLITFYQSIETSHRVYLIMQLAENGTLLDYVREKKFLDEAQSRTLFKQLMSAIEYIHSKGVVHRDIKCENLLLDENWNLKLIDFGFARKDTRTTENQVVLSKTFCGSYAYASPEILKGIAYDPFMSDIWACGVVCYAMVFGRLPYDGSNVHILLKRINQSLVFPKNPTATSECKHMIMHILAPVKMRYNIPQIKDDPWYTNK from the exons ATGGCGACAGCGCCAAAGCGAAAAG TGACTGCAAGCTCATCACAAGATCTAGTCACCGACCAGGCCTCAGGTCGGCGCCAAGAGCAAAAAGTCTATACCTTCAATAACGAGCGGCCAAGCCAAGCCAAGGCCGTTCCAGGGCAAGCCAAGGAAGATAGGGCGAAGCCACAGAAGACCATCCTTGAGGAGCATGGCATTATACTGGGCAAGGTGATCGGCACTGGCAACTATGCCAAGGTCAAAATTGGTTTCTCCGAGGAATATGGCAAGCGTGTCGCCGTTAAGATCATTTCAAAGGTAAAGGCCCCAACCGAATATACTCAAAAGTTTTTGCCGCGTGAAATCGAGGCGGTAAAAGGTCTGCATCATGAGAATCTAATAACATTCTATCAAAGCATCGAGACAAGTCACAG GGTCTATTTGATAATGCAGTTGGCTGAGAACGGCACTTTGCTGGACTATGTGAGGGAGAAGAAGTTTCTGGATGAGGCGCAGTCGCGCACACTCTTCAAGCAGTTGATGAGTGCCATTGAGTATATTCATAGCAAGGGGGTAGTGCATCGGGATATTAAGTGTGAGAATCTATTGCTGGATGAGAACTGGAATCTCAAGCTAATCGACTTTGGATTCGCCCGTAAAGATACCCGCACCACTGAAAACCAAGTGGTGCTCTCGAAGACTTTCTGTGGCAGCTATGCCTACGCTAGTCCAGAAATATTGAAAG GCATTGCATACGATCCATTCATGTCGGATATTTGGGCTTGCGGCGTAGTCTGCTATGCAATGGTATTTGGTCGCTTGCCCTATGATGGCTCCAATGTACATATCCTGCTCAAGCGCATCAATCAATCACTTGTATTCCCCAAAAATCCTACAGCCACCAGTGAATGCAAGCATATGATAATGCATATATTGGCGCCTGTGAAAATGAGGTACAATATTCCACAAATCAAGGATGACCCTTGgtacacaaataaataa
- the LOC117780525 gene encoding testis-specific serine/threonine-protein kinase 3 isoform X1, whose protein sequence is MATAPKRKGDPVTASSSQDLVTDQASGRRQEQKVYTFNNERPSQAKAVPGQAKEDRAKPQKTILEEHGIILGKVIGTGNYAKVKIGFSEEYGKRVAVKIISKVKAPTEYTQKFLPREIEAVKGLHHENLITFYQSIETSHRVYLIMQLAENGTLLDYVREKKFLDEAQSRTLFKQLMSAIEYIHSKGVVHRDIKCENLLLDENWNLKLIDFGFARKDTRTTENQVVLSKTFCGSYAYASPEILKGIAYDPFMSDIWACGVVCYAMVFGRLPYDGSNVHILLKRINQSLVFPKNPTATSECKHMIMHILAPVKMRYNIPQIKDDPWYTNK, encoded by the exons ATGGCGACAGCGCCAAAGCGAAAAGGTGATCCAG TGACTGCAAGCTCATCACAAGATCTAGTCACCGACCAGGCCTCAGGTCGGCGCCAAGAGCAAAAAGTCTATACCTTCAATAACGAGCGGCCAAGCCAAGCCAAGGCCGTTCCAGGGCAAGCCAAGGAAGATAGGGCGAAGCCACAGAAGACCATCCTTGAGGAGCATGGCATTATACTGGGCAAGGTGATCGGCACTGGCAACTATGCCAAGGTCAAAATTGGTTTCTCCGAGGAATATGGCAAGCGTGTCGCCGTTAAGATCATTTCAAAGGTAAAGGCCCCAACCGAATATACTCAAAAGTTTTTGCCGCGTGAAATCGAGGCGGTAAAAGGTCTGCATCATGAGAATCTAATAACATTCTATCAAAGCATCGAGACAAGTCACAG GGTCTATTTGATAATGCAGTTGGCTGAGAACGGCACTTTGCTGGACTATGTGAGGGAGAAGAAGTTTCTGGATGAGGCGCAGTCGCGCACACTCTTCAAGCAGTTGATGAGTGCCATTGAGTATATTCATAGCAAGGGGGTAGTGCATCGGGATATTAAGTGTGAGAATCTATTGCTGGATGAGAACTGGAATCTCAAGCTAATCGACTTTGGATTCGCCCGTAAAGATACCCGCACCACTGAAAACCAAGTGGTGCTCTCGAAGACTTTCTGTGGCAGCTATGCCTACGCTAGTCCAGAAATATTGAAAG GCATTGCATACGATCCATTCATGTCGGATATTTGGGCTTGCGGCGTAGTCTGCTATGCAATGGTATTTGGTCGCTTGCCCTATGATGGCTCCAATGTACATATCCTGCTCAAGCGCATCAATCAATCACTTGTATTCCCCAAAAATCCTACAGCCACCAGTGAATGCAAGCATATGATAATGCATATATTGGCGCCTGTGAAAATGAGGTACAATATTCCACAAATCAAGGATGACCCTTGgtacacaaataaataa